The genomic region TGGGACAATTGGCTAAGCAAAAGGGTAATAAGATGCTGGCTAAGATGTGTAATATCATTGCAGGAGATGAAATGAGACATTACATGGCTTACAGAGAATTCGTAAAGACCATTTTCGAACATGACCCAAGCGAAATGATGTTGGCTTATGTAGATATGATGAAAAAGAAGATCGTAATGCCTGCTCAGTTCATTAGAGAATCTGGACAGGGAATTGCTGAAGCTTTTGAAAACTTTTCGAATGCTGCACAAAGATTAGGCGTATACACCACCATGGATTATATCGATATCCTGAAGAAGTTAAATGACTATTGGGAAATTGATAAGATGCGTGGTCTTAATGATGATGCTGAAAAAGCTCGTGATTACCTGATGGCTCTGCCAGACAGAATGACCAGGATCGCAGGAAGAATTGCGGTCCCACAGGATCCTCATACATTTAAATGGGTTGCCAATAACGGAATGCTATAATAGAAATTCCATAAAGAATACAAACCCTGCAGCTCACTTGCAGGGTTTTTTAAATCTATAAATCACTAAAATAATTATATGAAAAAAATAATTTTGGCCCTCGTTTGCGTATTTGCTACCAATTTTGCCCAGGCACAGAGCACAGAAAAGAGCAACGAGATCAAACTGAATATCGCAAATACCATTGCAATCGCATCTGTAGAGTTTGGATATGAAAGATTCCTGGATGATCATCAATCTATCGAAGGAATGATCCTTATTAATGATCGTATCAACTATCATTCTGAAAGTGGTTCCAGAAAATTTGAAACCAATAGTTTTAAAGTTGGTTACAACTACTATTTTGGGGAAGAATACGCAGCATCAGGCTTATACGTAAATCCATTCCTGAAGTACAGAAGCGGTGAATTTAGCGAAGCTGCTCCAGATGCAGAATTCAATGGAGATCTAATTACAGATATGAACTCCTTTATCATTGGACTTGGCGGAGGTTATAAATGGAATTTCAATGATACGTTCGTGATAGGACCTTTCGTTAATATAGGCAGGAACTTTAGTGACGAGGTGAAAGACAGGTTCTCTGCTATCGAATTCAATGCAGGTTTAAATATTGGCTATAGATTCTAATATTAAACTTCAGAATAAAAAAAGCCGATTCTTGCAAATCGGCTTTTTTTTGTAATTAAATTTTGGAACTAGCTAAGTTGCTTAAAATTTTGTTTCCAAACTTTATAAGTTGCGAGATCTTTCTCCATTAAATTAAGACAGAAAGCAATCACCGCTGCATCATCTAAATAGCCTAATACCGGTATAAAATCCGGAATAAGGTCTATTGGTGACAACACATACAATAATGCCGCTCCGGCTGCTGCAATGATATTGAAAGGAATATTCCTGTAATCTCCTTTAGCATAATCTTTAACCAGGGAAAAAAGGATCATTGCATCATCTAAATAACGCTTCAATTTTCCTTTAGTTTCGAATTTATTGAGAATTTTTTCCTCTTCATCGATCACCTTCCCTACATCATCCTTAGAAAAGTCTTCCGTTCTTTTCTGGTGTTCCTTTTCAGCCTGTTCTTTTGAAAATTCGCTCATAATTTCTTTTGGTTTCTAATCCTCGAAAATAAAGATTATCTCAGCCTGATTCAAAATTGGGTCGCGTATTTAAGTATGATTTAACGATTTACGGTCAAGCATAACATAAAAAAACCCGCTATTCTTAAAAAGCGGGTTTTTAATAAGTTTATAATATTTACAAATCAAACTTGATTCCCTGAGCCAGTGGAAGTTCAGTAGTGTAATTGATTGTATTCGTTTGTCTTCGCATGTATACTTTCCATGCATCAGATCCTGATTCGCGACCACCACCTGTGTCTTTTTCTCCTCCAAATGCTCCACCAATTTCAGCACCCGAAGTTCCAATATTCACATTGGCAATTCCACAATCTGATCCTTCCGTAGAAAGAAAACGTTCAGCTTCTCTCAAATTGTTGGTCATGATTGCCGAAGAAAGCCCCTGTCTTACTCCATTTTGTAATTCCAATGCATCACTTACGTCACCGGAATATTTCATAATGTATAATACTGGTGCAAAGGTTTCGTGCTGTACGATCTCGAAATTATTCTTAGCCTCAGCAATTGCAGGTTTCACATAACAACCGCTTTCGTATCCTTCACCTTCGAGTACACCACCTTCAACTAAAATGGTTCCTCCTTCTTCCACAACTTTCTTCAAAGCATGCTCGTAATTTTTTACTGCATCCTTGTCGATTAGCGGTCCAACATGGTTATTCTCATCAAGTGGGTTTCCTATCCTGATCTGCTTGTAAGCGCTTACGATAGCATCCTTCACTTTATCATAAATATCTTCGTGAATGATCAATCTTCTGGTGGAAGTACAACGCTGTCCACAAGTTCCAACTGCTCCAAAAACAGCTCCAATCACCGTATTTTTAATATCTGCATCTGGTGTTACAATGATCGCATTATTTCCACCAAGTTCCAGCAATGTTTTTCCTAATCTTCCAGCTACTTCCTGAGCTACAATTTTTCCCATTCTGGTAGATCCTGTAGCCGAAATTAATGGTACACGCTCATCTTTGGTCATCATCTCGCCGACTTTGTAGTCTCCAGTAATCAAACAGGAAATACCTTCCGGAACTTTGTTTTCAGCAAATACTTTGGCAGCAATGTTCTGACAGGCTACTGAAGTCAACGGAGTTTTTTCTGAACCTTTCCAGATACAGGCATCGCCACAAACCCAGGCGAGAGCCGTATTCCATGACCAAACTGCTACCGGGAAATTGAAAGCTGAAATAATCCCTACAACTCCAAGTGGATGGTATTGTTCGTACATGCGATGCCCAGGGCGTTCACTATGCATGGTCAAACCATGTAGTTGTCTTGAAAGTCCTACTGCAAAATCGCAGATATCGATCATTTCCTGAACCTCACCAAGACCTTCCTGGTAGGATTTTCCCATCTCATAAGAAACAAGTTTCCCTAATGGTTCTTTTAATCTCCTAAGTTCATCATTAAACTGGCGTACAACTTCCCCACGCTGTGGTGCTGGCCATGTTCTCCATTCCTTGAATCCTTTGGCAGCTGTAGAAACTGTCTTTTCATAATCTGCACTGGTGGTTGCTTTCACTTTCCCAATGAGTTCACCATCTACTGGTGAAAATGATTCAATGATATCTCCATTACTAAACCAGTCTTTACCGGTAGATGTTCCGTTATTTACGTCGTTTAAACCTAAATCTTTCAGGGCTTGTTTAATCCCGAATTCTTCAGCGATTTTGCTCATTAAATTGCGTTTTTATCGATTATTTTGTGTAGTTGTTGCGAAAATAGTAAAAATAAACGGCTAATCCTCTGGAGCTGTGAATCGTTCATCGGCGGGCATTACTTCCCCACAGTTTTCACAGGTTCGAAGTTCCTCGCTGTTGTAAAAATGTTTAAAATGCCTCAGAAAATCGGTTTCAATATCGTGTAAAGGGAAGTAAACCTCATATAATTTGTGATTGCAATTATCACAAAACCAAAGTAAACCGTCCTCACCTGCTTCATTAAGTCTTTTTCGTTCTACTACCAAACCAATAGAGCCTTCTTTTCTTTCAGGAGAATGTGGCACTTTACCAGGATGAAGATACATATCACCGGGTCCCAGTTTCATAGTTCGTTTCTCACCATTATCCTGGATATGAACCTCGATCTCTCCCTCAAGCTGGTAGAACAATTCCTCAGTTTCATTATAATGATAATCCTTTCTCGCGTTAGGCCCGGCAACGATCATAACAATATAGTCGCCAGATTCCTTATATAAATTCTTATTTCCCACCGGAGGTTTTAGATGCTCGCGATTTTGTTCGATCCACTTATTCAGGTTAAAAGGTCCTTCTACAGGCATAATTTGATTTTTTCTAAAATTACTGAATACTACGGAAAGCTTAAGAACAACATCTATTAAAATTGAATTAAGAGTTTGCTTCAGAAATCTATCTGAAATTTTATAACTTTCAGACAAATACGACCTATGAAAAAACTACTACTCCTATTCAGTTTAGTCACTTTACTTTCCTGTGATCAGAATTCGGAAAAACAATCAGAAGTTTCTACTTCAGCAGAAGAAAATAAAACTGCAATGGATACAACACAAAATTTTGGGATTGTGATCCACGGTGGTGCTGGTACCATCCTCAAGGAAAATATGAGTGATAGTCTGGAACAGGCCTACAAGGATAAGATGGAAGAGGCGATAAGAACCGGTCACGAAATTCTGGCCAATGGAGGAACGGCTGTGGAAGCTGTTCAACGAACCATCAATATTATGGAAGACAGTCCGCTATTTAATTCGGCAAAAGGTGCAGTATTCACCAACGAAGGAATCAATGAACTTGATGCCTCGATCATGGAAGGAAAAAATCTAAATGCCGGGGCGGTTGCCGGGGTTAAGAATGTCAAAAATCCTATTAACCTGGCTTTTGAAGTCATGGAAAATTCAGAACATGTCTTATTATCTGGAAAAGGAGCTGAAGATTTCGCTAAAGAAAGAGGACTCGAAATTGTTGACCCCGAATATTTCTATACTGAAAACAGGTTCAGAGCAATGGAAAGGGCCAGAGACCGCGAAGAGAACAAGACTGCATTTTACGACCCTTTCGTGAAGGATGAAAAGTTTGGAACTGTAGGATGTGCTGCTTTAGATAAAGATGGAAATCTTGCAGCTGGTACTTCAACTGGAGGAATGTCTAATAAAAAATATAACCGGATCGGGGATTCTCCCATTATTGGAGCAGGAACCTATGCCAACAATGCCACCTGCGCAATTTCGAGTACTGGCTGGGGTGAGTTCTTTATTCGCGGAGTTGTAGCCTATGATATTTCAGCTATGATGGAATATAAAGGCATGAGTCTGCAGGAAGCTGCCAGTGAGGTCATTCAGAAAAAACAACCAGCTTTGGGCGGTAATGGTGGGATCATCGCTATTGACCGTAATGGAAATGTGGCGATGGAATTTAATACTGAAGGAATGTACCGTGCAAGCATGAATGCAAAAGGTGATCTTCAACTTGGTATTTATAAAGAATAGCACAGATTAATATTTATCGTTTGCAACTTACAAAGCTCCTGAAATCAGGAGCTTTTTTCATTTACTAACAACTCTGTGTATACTTCAAATTAGATTTAAAGCGAACTAAGAGCTACCTTTGTTCCATTAAATTTTCCCTACAAAGTACTAATATGATGTCACTTACAAAAAAGATAGGTCTCTTAGGCCTTCTCGTTCTTATAGTTTGCAATTCTTCAAATGTCAACGCGCAACGAATGTCCCGTGAGGAAGTTAATGATACCATTAAAAATATGCCTTCCTTTAGTAGTTATCATGATAATTACCTGATAAGTGGGATTCCCACGAACAAGTCGGCAAACAAAATGAATTCTAATATCAAATATCAGATTAGTTTTAAGCAGCTAATTTCCCGTGCGACCCTACCTCTTAACAGCTATTTGTTCGTTAGCTATACACAAAAAGCTTTCTGGAATATCTATGACAAATCCAGCCCTTTTGAAGAGATCAACTTTAATCCCGCCGTTGGTGTGGGGAAGCCAATATTCGACAAATCCAATAGAATCATTGCATTGGCAGAACTGCAGCTGGAACACGAATCCAATGGGAGGGATAGTCTGGCTAGCAGAAGCTGGAACAGAGTTTCCGGAATGTTTCATACTCCGCTGGGAAGGCGCACTATGTTAAGTGCGAAAGCCTGGGTTCCCTTTGCGTATACTGAAAATCATCCTGATCTTCTGGATTATGTTGGTTTAGCTGAAGTCAAAGTACAACAGACCTTTTTCAGAGATCTATTGATTGGCGAGATGACAGTTAGAAAAGGATTGAAAGATTGGAAAGGATCTGTAGGCACCAAGCTTTATTACAAATTATTCAATAATTCTGGAAACCAGTATTTGATGCTGGAATGGTTCGCTGGTTATGCTGAAAGTCTTATCGATTACGATAAGTATACCAGTATGGTTAGAATTGGGTATGTCATCAAATCTACAGACCTCAATATCTTACGAACAAGATAATCTTCCTTTCCATAACTACTGCTTTTCTAAAATTGTGCAGACAATGACTTTTAGCTAGGAACTAATGTTTTTTAACGAACATTTAAGTTTGATTAGTTCGGTTAGTTCAGAACCAACTGTATCTTTGCCTCCTTATTAAAAATAATTGCATGGATTGTTGTTCACCAGAAAAACGAAAACTAATCGAAGAGATCGGCGTTCATTTTGAAAAAATACATAATCTCGCTCCATTATCGGCGAGGATCTATATCATCATGATCCTGTCTCCTAACGACGGCCATACCTTTGATGAAATCATCGAGATCACCCAGGCGAGTAAAAGTTCTGTCTCTACACAACTTAATTTACTGCTACAAACCAAAAAAGTAGAATACTTCACCAAATCCGGGGATAGAAAGCGCTATTTCAGGGCAAGCAGAACCTATCTCAAGAATACCCTCAACGACGAAATGAACAGGACGAAAGAAGAGATCAGGGTCGTTGATAAAATTCAAGAGTTCAATTCAACCTACAATAAAGAGAAGTTTCAGAGATCTGGCGGTGTAGGTCGTTTATATATGGATCATTTAAAATTGCAAAAAGAAAACCTGGAACGTACGATCGAACAAATGAACCAGGAACTGGAAAATTAATTATTGAAGAAGAAAAGTAGAAATGAAAAAATTGTTATCAATCTCAGGTTTATTCGTCCTGATCTTAGTCCTGGCGGGCTGCGGAAATGAAGGAAAATCACAGGCTCAGACTGCAAATCCACAGGCAAAGCCATTTCCGGTAACAGAAGTTCCTCAAAGAACACTTACTGGTTATACCACTTATCCCGTTAAGATCGAAGGGATCATTAACAGTGAGGTTCGTGCGAAGGTTTCCGGATATATTACAGATGTTCTTGTAGATGAAGGACAGGAAGTAAAGAAAGGTCAGTTACTTTTTAAACTTGAAACTCAATCTCTGAACCAGGATGCAGCGGCTGCAAAAGCTAACGTTAATGCAGCACAGGTAGAGGTAGATAAGCTAAAACCTTTAGTTGAAAAGAACATTATTAGTAACGTCCAGCTGGAAACGGCAAAAGCAAAACTGCAACAGGCGCAAAGCAGCTATAATAGTGTTGCTGCTAATATTGGTTATGCCAATATTAAAAGTCCGGTAGACGGTTATGTAGGTTCCATAAGACTTCGTGAAGGGGCTTTAGTGAGCCCTACTAGTACTCAACCGTTAACCACCGTAAGCAATATTAGCAAGGTCTACGCTTACTTTTCCATGAATGAAACTGAATATCTTGATTTTCTGAAAGAATATGAAGGAGAAAAAGTTCAGGATAAGATCAATAATATGCCGGAAGTAGAACTGAAACTTGCCAACGGAACAACCTATTCTGAAAAAGGAAAGATCGAAACCATCAATTCACAGGTGAATGAGAATACCGGATCCATATCCTTCAGAGCAGTTTTTGACAATCCTTCAAGACTTCTCTCCAATGGAAACAGCGGAAAAATTGTAATTCCGAAGACCTATGAAAACGTCCT from Christiangramia sp. OXR-203 harbors:
- a CDS encoding autotransporter outer membrane beta-barrel domain-containing protein, which encodes MKKIILALVCVFATNFAQAQSTEKSNEIKLNIANTIAIASVEFGYERFLDDHQSIEGMILINDRINYHSESGSRKFETNSFKVGYNYYFGEEYAASGLYVNPFLKYRSGEFSEAAPDAEFNGDLITDMNSFIIGLGGGYKWNFNDTFVIGPFVNIGRNFSDEVKDRFSAIEFNAGLNIGYRF
- a CDS encoding aldehyde dehydrogenase family protein; translated protein: MSKIAEEFGIKQALKDLGLNDVNNGTSTGKDWFSNGDIIESFSPVDGELIGKVKATTSADYEKTVSTAAKGFKEWRTWPAPQRGEVVRQFNDELRRLKEPLGKLVSYEMGKSYQEGLGEVQEMIDICDFAVGLSRQLHGLTMHSERPGHRMYEQYHPLGVVGIISAFNFPVAVWSWNTALAWVCGDACIWKGSEKTPLTSVACQNIAAKVFAENKVPEGISCLITGDYKVGEMMTKDERVPLISATGSTRMGKIVAQEVAGRLGKTLLELGGNNAIIVTPDADIKNTVIGAVFGAVGTCGQRCTSTRRLIIHEDIYDKVKDAIVSAYKQIRIGNPLDENNHVGPLIDKDAVKNYEHALKKVVEEGGTILVEGGVLEGEGYESGCYVKPAIAEAKNNFEIVQHETFAPVLYIMKYSGDVSDALELQNGVRQGLSSAIMTNNLREAERFLSTEGSDCGIANVNIGTSGAEIGGAFGGEKDTGGGRESGSDAWKVYMRRQTNTINYTTELPLAQGIKFDL
- a CDS encoding 3-hydroxyanthranilate 3,4-dioxygenase; the protein is MPVEGPFNLNKWIEQNREHLKPPVGNKNLYKESGDYIVMIVAGPNARKDYHYNETEELFYQLEGEIEVHIQDNGEKRTMKLGPGDMYLHPGKVPHSPERKEGSIGLVVERKRLNEAGEDGLLWFCDNCNHKLYEVYFPLHDIETDFLRHFKHFYNSEELRTCENCGEVMPADERFTAPED
- a CDS encoding isoaspartyl peptidase/L-asparaginase — translated: MKKLLLLFSLVTLLSCDQNSEKQSEVSTSAEENKTAMDTTQNFGIVIHGGAGTILKENMSDSLEQAYKDKMEEAIRTGHEILANGGTAVEAVQRTINIMEDSPLFNSAKGAVFTNEGINELDASIMEGKNLNAGAVAGVKNVKNPINLAFEVMENSEHVLLSGKGAEDFAKERGLEIVDPEYFYTENRFRAMERARDREENKTAFYDPFVKDEKFGTVGCAALDKDGNLAAGTSTGGMSNKKYNRIGDSPIIGAGTYANNATCAISSTGWGEFFIRGVVAYDISAMMEYKGMSLQEAASEVIQKKQPALGGNGGIIAIDRNGNVAMEFNTEGMYRASMNAKGDLQLGIYKE
- a CDS encoding phospholipase A, which produces MMSLTKKIGLLGLLVLIVCNSSNVNAQRMSREEVNDTIKNMPSFSSYHDNYLISGIPTNKSANKMNSNIKYQISFKQLISRATLPLNSYLFVSYTQKAFWNIYDKSSPFEEINFNPAVGVGKPIFDKSNRIIALAELQLEHESNGRDSLASRSWNRVSGMFHTPLGRRTMLSAKAWVPFAYTENHPDLLDYVGLAEVKVQQTFFRDLLIGEMTVRKGLKDWKGSVGTKLYYKLFNNSGNQYLMLEWFAGYAESLIDYDKYTSMVRIGYVIKSTDLNILRTR
- a CDS encoding ArsR family transcriptional regulator, coding for MDCCSPEKRKLIEEIGVHFEKIHNLAPLSARIYIIMILSPNDGHTFDEIIEITQASKSSVSTQLNLLLQTKKVEYFTKSGDRKRYFRASRTYLKNTLNDEMNRTKEEIRVVDKIQEFNSTYNKEKFQRSGGVGRLYMDHLKLQKENLERTIEQMNQELEN
- a CDS encoding efflux RND transporter periplasmic adaptor subunit, whose product is MKKLLSISGLFVLILVLAGCGNEGKSQAQTANPQAKPFPVTEVPQRTLTGYTTYPVKIEGIINSEVRAKVSGYITDVLVDEGQEVKKGQLLFKLETQSLNQDAAAAKANVNAAQVEVDKLKPLVEKNIISNVQLETAKAKLQQAQSSYNSVAANIGYANIKSPVDGYVGSIRLREGALVSPTSTQPLTTVSNISKVYAYFSMNETEYLDFLKEYEGEKVQDKINNMPEVELKLANGTTYSEKGKIETINSQVNENTGSISFRAVFDNPSRLLSNGNSGKIVIPKTYENVLIVPQESTFERQGKVLVYKVGANNKVTSSTLEIITRIDNLYVVKSGVKQGDTIVAKGLAKLRPDTEIKPQPVAFDSVAKPIEKVFR